A window of the Syntrophus gentianae genome harbors these coding sequences:
- the trpE gene encoding anthranilate synthase component I: MYAPTYETFEKLAGKGNLIPLYREILADVETPVSVFMKLRDSDYAFLLESVEGGEKWGRYTFLGADPRLIFRVSGSEVVIEEEGITSRYEHNGDPLGFLKEILQRYSPVSVEGLPRFYGGAVGFLGYEMVNYFERLPASAENDLHTDEAVFLVTDTLILFDRVRHTIKVVACVHINGEQSLEMLYSEAVRKIDAMVDLLQTPALPAASSYPSGASADFTSNMTPESFRNSVERAKEYIRAGDVIQVVLSQRFSGEVHPDPIDLYRALRYTNPSPYLFFLKMGDMALIGSSPEVMVRLEEGIVELKPIAGTRPRGKTEQEDRQLADELLEDPKERAEHVMLVDLGRNDLGRIARTGSVQLTQLMVIERYSHVMHIVSSIQAQLDQGLNAFDVLKAVFPAGTLTGAPKIRAMEIIDELEPVRRGPYGGAVGYFSFSGNMDLCITIRTILLKGGKMYIQAGAGIVADSDPQAEYQETVNKAAGMRQAVELALSGFEIRQNSSGVKRI, translated from the coding sequence ATGTATGCACCGACTTATGAAACTTTTGAAAAACTTGCCGGGAAAGGGAATCTTATCCCCCTTTACCGGGAAATTCTCGCTGATGTTGAAACTCCCGTTTCCGTTTTTATGAAACTGCGCGATTCAGATTATGCCTTTTTGCTGGAGAGCGTGGAAGGCGGCGAAAAGTGGGGGCGGTATACGTTTCTCGGGGCGGACCCCCGTCTGATTTTCCGGGTTTCTGGGTCTGAAGTGGTCATTGAGGAAGAGGGGATAACCTCCCGTTATGAGCATAACGGCGATCCCCTGGGGTTTCTCAAGGAAATTCTCCAGCGCTACTCGCCGGTTTCCGTAGAGGGCCTGCCACGGTTCTATGGCGGCGCCGTCGGTTTCCTGGGATATGAAATGGTGAATTATTTTGAGCGGCTTCCGGCTTCGGCGGAGAATGATCTGCACACCGACGAGGCCGTCTTTCTCGTTACGGATACCCTGATCCTCTTTGACCGGGTTCGCCATACGATCAAAGTGGTGGCCTGCGTCCATATCAACGGAGAGCAGAGCCTGGAGATGCTTTATTCTGAGGCCGTCCGGAAAATCGATGCCATGGTGGACCTGCTGCAAACACCGGCCCTTCCAGCGGCCAGCTCCTATCCGTCCGGGGCTTCCGCGGATTTCACATCGAACATGACGCCCGAGTCATTCCGGAACAGCGTGGAGCGGGCAAAGGAATATATCCGCGCCGGAGACGTCATCCAGGTTGTCCTTTCTCAACGGTTCTCCGGAGAGGTTCATCCGGACCCGATTGATCTGTACCGGGCCCTCCGCTACACCAACCCCTCTCCCTACCTCTTCTTTCTGAAAATGGGAGATATGGCTCTGATCGGATCGTCCCCGGAGGTCATGGTCCGCCTCGAAGAGGGGATTGTGGAACTCAAGCCCATTGCCGGGACCCGGCCGAGAGGGAAAACAGAGCAGGAGGACCGGCAACTGGCCGATGAGCTTCTGGAAGATCCCAAGGAAAGGGCGGAGCATGTCATGCTCGTGGATCTGGGACGGAATGACCTGGGGCGGATTGCCCGTACCGGCAGTGTCCAGCTCACGCAACTGATGGTGATTGAACGCTACTCCCATGTCATGCACATCGTTTCCTCAATCCAGGCGCAGCTGGATCAGGGCCTGAATGCCTTTGACGTTCTGAAGGCGGTCTTTCCCGCCGGGACGCTGACAGGGGCGCCCAAGATCCGGGCCATGGAGATCATCGATGAACTGGAGCCGGTCCGACGGGGGCCTTATGGCGGCGCCGTCGGCTATTTCAGCTTTTCGGGGAACATGGATCTGTGCATCACCATCCGCACGATCCTGTTGAAGGGAGGAAAGATGTACATTCAGGCGGGGGCAGGAATCGTCGCCGATTCCGACCCCCAGGCGGAATACCAGGAAACGGTCAACAAGGCAGCCGGGATGCGCCAGGCCGTGGAACTGGCATTGTCAGGATTTGAAATCCGCCAGAATTCATCTGGCGTTAAAAGAATTTAA
- a CDS encoding diadenylate cyclase, protein MLPRILSMLKSFQVQDIFDIAIIAVMISALLVWFKDRASRFVLFGIGVLGLIYMLARLFQLYLTTLVLQGFFASLLFVLVVIFQEDLRRFFERLALWGRFKIKLRDATSSTSSAEILAHTADNLARQRIGALMVLAGKDPLDRHLTGGVRLDGLLSESLLESIFDPHSRGHDGAVIIRDNRIEQFGCHLPLTSNIHPKRRYGLRHTAALGLSERSDALCIVVSEERGAVSVARKEKLNAVANAAELRNILEKFFAQTVPARPHHPILAWLKKNPKEKALALLLAFIFWITFGYQRDSVRRDFTVPIEYVNLAPDRVLEGSRATEAMVTLTGPSQAFQLLSPHKLRVSIDLEKVETGKQDIPLTGSMVTLPVGLTVNSIKPEHISISVSKVISADLFIEAVIDSPPSGWTVQQTLISPPFIRILFPDRLRSKRLHIKTEPIQVRPTEELQVHNAKLVLPADVRVEDGKIPTVTVTVKLQKKVWKSSSHSRKSSPEASQNASN, encoded by the coding sequence ATGCTGCCTCGCATCCTTTCAATGCTCAAAAGTTTCCAGGTTCAGGATATCTTCGATATCGCCATCATTGCCGTCATGATCTCAGCCCTTCTTGTCTGGTTCAAAGACCGGGCCTCTCGATTCGTTCTCTTCGGCATCGGCGTCCTTGGTCTCATCTATATGCTGGCCCGCCTTTTCCAGCTTTATCTCACCACCCTCGTTCTTCAGGGATTTTTCGCCAGCCTGCTCTTCGTCCTTGTCGTTATTTTTCAGGAAGACCTCCGACGTTTCTTTGAACGGCTTGCCCTCTGGGGACGTTTTAAAATAAAACTCCGTGATGCAACCTCTTCAACCTCCTCGGCAGAGATTCTTGCCCATACCGCAGACAATCTCGCCCGGCAGCGTATTGGCGCCCTGATGGTCCTTGCCGGCAAGGATCCCCTGGACCGGCATCTCACGGGAGGCGTCCGGCTGGATGGCCTGCTGAGTGAATCTCTCCTGGAGAGCATTTTTGACCCCCATTCCAGGGGGCATGACGGGGCTGTCATTATTCGCGATAACCGCATCGAACAGTTTGGCTGCCATCTTCCCCTGACCAGCAATATCCACCCCAAGCGCCGCTACGGACTGCGTCACACCGCCGCACTGGGCCTGTCTGAACGTTCCGATGCCCTGTGCATCGTCGTTTCGGAAGAGAGGGGCGCTGTGTCCGTCGCCCGAAAGGAAAAATTAAACGCGGTTGCCAATGCGGCCGAGTTGAGAAATATTCTGGAAAAATTTTTCGCTCAAACGGTGCCGGCCCGACCTCATCATCCCATCCTGGCCTGGCTGAAGAAGAATCCCAAGGAAAAAGCCCTTGCCCTTCTTCTCGCCTTCATTTTCTGGATAACCTTCGGATATCAGCGTGACTCGGTTCGCAGGGATTTTACCGTCCCCATTGAATATGTAAATCTCGCCCCTGACCGCGTTCTGGAGGGCTCCCGGGCCACGGAAGCCATGGTCACTCTGACGGGACCGTCCCAGGCGTTCCAGCTCCTGAGCCCGCATAAACTTCGCGTTTCCATTGATCTGGAAAAGGTTGAAACAGGAAAGCAGGACATCCCTCTAACGGGCAGCATGGTCACCCTGCCGGTCGGTCTGACGGTGAACAGCATCAAACCGGAGCACATATCGATATCGGTATCCAAGGTTATTTCTGCAGATCTTTTCATCGAGGCCGTCATAGACTCTCCGCCTTCCGGTTGGACCGTGCAGCAGACCTTGATTTCACCTCCTTTCATAAGGATCCTTTTTCCCGATAGATTGCGATCCAAGCGGCTTCACATCAAGACGGAACCGATCCAGGTGCGGCCCACAGAGGAACTGCAGGTCCATAACGCCAAACTTGTTTTACCGGCAGATGTCCGGGTGGAAGACGGCAAAATCCCCACGGTCACGGTCACGGTGAAACTTCAAAAGAAAGTATGGAAATCTTCCTCCCATTCTCGGAAATCATCTCCGGAGGCTTCCCAAAATGCCTCGAACTAA